A region of Flavobacterium indicum GPTSA100-9 = DSM 17447 DNA encodes the following proteins:
- a CDS encoding ABC1 kinase family protein — protein MKKIDSIPTNKVERVAKLVTTGVKVGGNYLKYYGEKVVNPNLTKDKLHENNAADIYDGLKELKGSALKVAQMLSMEKNLLPQSYVEKFSLSQFSVPPLSAPLVRKTFKNYFKKYPEELFDEFAPDSINAASIGQVHQAKKYGKDLAVKIQYPGVRESISTDIALVKPIAVRMFNLQGTSDEYFQEVEDKLTEETDYQLELKQSEAVRKECEVIENLKFPSYYPELSSDKIITMDWMKGVHLSEFCKTEVSQDKRNKLGQTLWNFYMFQIHQLKKFHADPHPGNFLVDDQANLIAIDFGCMKQIPDSFYKPYFEVSTPSALANADYFKEKLVELEILKPTDSTKEIEFFTAMFHELLTVFTEPIHKPEFDFANPVFFGKIAALSEKFANDKQLRKMNGNRGSKHFIYVNRTFFGLYNLMFDIKAKIKINDFEKYLS, from the coding sequence ATGAAAAAAATAGATTCTATTCCAACGAATAAAGTGGAACGTGTAGCTAAATTAGTTACTACCGGTGTTAAAGTAGGTGGGAATTATTTAAAATACTACGGCGAAAAGGTGGTTAATCCAAATTTAACAAAGGATAAATTGCATGAGAATAATGCTGCTGATATTTATGACGGATTAAAAGAATTAAAAGGCAGTGCTTTAAAAGTGGCTCAGATGTTGAGCATGGAGAAAAATTTATTGCCTCAGTCTTATGTTGAAAAATTTTCGTTGTCGCAATTTTCTGTTCCGCCTTTATCGGCACCCTTAGTTCGCAAAACGTTTAAAAATTATTTTAAAAAATATCCAGAGGAATTGTTTGATGAATTTGCGCCCGATTCTATTAACGCAGCGAGTATTGGTCAAGTACATCAAGCCAAAAAATATGGGAAAGATTTAGCGGTAAAAATTCAATATCCTGGTGTAAGAGAAAGTATCAGTACTGATATCGCACTGGTGAAGCCTATCGCGGTGCGAATGTTTAATTTGCAAGGTACTTCAGATGAATATTTTCAAGAAGTGGAGGATAAATTAACAGAAGAAACGGATTATCAATTAGAATTGAAACAAAGTGAAGCTGTTCGTAAGGAATGTGAAGTGATCGAAAATTTAAAATTTCCAAGTTATTATCCTGAGTTGTCTTCGGATAAAATCATTACAATGGATTGGATGAAAGGTGTGCATTTATCTGAATTTTGCAAAACGGAAGTTTCTCAAGATAAACGAAACAAACTAGGTCAAACGCTTTGGAATTTTTATATGTTTCAAATTCATCAATTAAAAAAGTTTCATGCTGACCCGCATCCAGGTAATTTTTTAGTCGATGATCAAGCCAATTTAATTGCGATTGATTTTGGTTGTATGAAACAAATTCCAGATTCATTTTATAAACCTTATTTTGAAGTCTCTACACCAAGTGCTTTGGCAAATGCAGACTATTTCAAGGAGAAATTAGTTGAATTAGAAATTTTAAAACCAACGGATAGTACTAAAGAAATTGAATTTTTTACCGCAATGTTTCATGAATTGTTAACGGTTTTTACAGAACCCATTCACAAACCTGAATTTGATTTTGCCAATCCTGTATTTTTTGGAAAAATAGCAGCGCTAAGTGAAAAATTTGCAAACGACAAGCAATTGCGTAAAATGAATGGGAATCGAGGTTCTAAGCATTTTATTTATGTTAATCGAACGTTTTTTGGTTTGTATAATTTAATGTTTGATATCAAAGCCAAAATTAAAATTAACGATTTTGAAAAATACTTATCATAA
- a CDS encoding DUF2256 domain-containing protein has protein sequence MPSKICASCEKPFSWRKKWEKNWDEVKYCSDACRKRK, from the coding sequence TTGCCAAGTAAAATTTGTGCCTCTTGTGAGAAACCATTTTCTTGGAGAAAAAAATGGGAGAAAAATTGGGATGAAGTAAAATATTGTAGCGATGCTTGTAGAAAAAGGAAGTAA
- a CDS encoding DASH family cryptochrome, translated as MLVEKGSKKIIWFRNNLRTHDAAFWNHIQKEDEVIALYCLEPEWLKPTSFGWKKMEVFRAQFLVETLRDLQLQLSKNNISFYFFQCQAVQAFEEIYTSFPFDTIITQNEWTQEEVEVENKVRTAFPNVSLKTDYDQFLIEPAQLPFSLNDLPNVFTSYRKKVEQKWAVNEVIPKANYLFKKIDLPFSSAVPTVEELGYSSLQVDERSAFPFKGGESEALQHLKKYIWEHQQIKTYKDTRNELVGIQYSTKLAPWLANGSLSVRTVYHEVRKFEQEVLENDSTYWVLFELLWRDFFKCVSIKYGNQLFQLSGILNRNYNWKRNEKVIADWINGNTRYDFINANMLELKNTGWMSNRGRQNVASYFAKEMEQDWRIGASYFEAFLIDYDVHSNYGNWNYLAGVGNDPRDRKFNIELQAKNYDNYYVFRNLWLTKKAVEL; from the coding sequence ATGCTTGTAGAAAAAGGAAGTAAAAAAATCATTTGGTTTAGGAATAATTTGCGTACACACGATGCTGCTTTTTGGAATCATATTCAAAAAGAGGATGAGGTAATTGCACTCTATTGTTTGGAACCAGAATGGTTAAAACCTACTTCTTTTGGCTGGAAAAAAATGGAAGTCTTTCGGGCTCAATTTTTAGTAGAAACGTTGCGAGACTTACAACTACAATTGTCTAAAAATAATATTTCTTTTTATTTTTTTCAATGTCAGGCGGTTCAGGCTTTTGAAGAAATTTATACTAGTTTTCCATTTGATACTATCATTACACAAAATGAATGGACTCAAGAAGAAGTTGAGGTTGAAAATAAAGTCAGAACTGCTTTCCCCAACGTTAGCTTGAAAACGGATTACGACCAATTTTTAATTGAACCTGCTCAATTGCCTTTTTCTCTAAACGATTTACCCAATGTTTTTACGTCTTACCGCAAAAAAGTGGAACAAAAATGGGCTGTTAATGAAGTGATTCCTAAGGCAAATTATTTGTTTAAAAAAATAGATTTACCCTTTTCTTCTGCTGTACCTACTGTTGAAGAATTGGGGTATTCTTCTTTACAGGTAGATGAACGTTCGGCTTTTCCTTTCAAAGGCGGTGAATCTGAGGCGTTACAACATCTGAAAAAATACATTTGGGAACACCAACAAATAAAAACTTATAAGGATACCAGAAATGAATTGGTGGGTATTCAATACAGTACCAAATTGGCTCCTTGGCTAGCAAATGGCTCGCTTTCCGTTCGAACGGTGTATCATGAAGTGAGAAAGTTTGAACAGGAAGTCTTAGAAAATGATTCAACCTATTGGGTCTTATTCGAATTGTTGTGGCGCGACTTTTTTAAATGTGTTAGTATTAAATACGGAAATCAATTGTTTCAACTTTCAGGGATTTTAAACCGAAATTATAATTGGAAAAGAAATGAAAAAGTAATTGCTGATTGGATCAATGGGAATACCCGTTATGATTTTATCAACGCGAATATGTTGGAGTTAAAAAATACGGGATGGATGAGTAATCGAGGAAGACAAAATGTAGCGAGTTATTTTGCAAAAGAAATGGAACAAGATTGGCGAATTGGGGCGAGTTATTTTGAAGCTTTTTTGATAGATTATGATGTGCATTCCAATTATGGGAACTGGAATTATTTAGCTGGTGTTGGAAATGATCCGCGAGACCGTAAGTTTAATATAGAATTACAAGCTAAAAACTACGATAATTATTATGTTTTTCGCAATCTTTGGTTAACTAAAAAAGCGGTAGAATTATGA
- a CDS encoding cryptochrome/photolyase family protein encodes MILRLLLGDQLNDAHSWFQEQDQSNYLYVMMEVQSETNYVKQHKQKIVAFFSAMRNFAETLSSKGCQVYYIKINDSLNKHSFEENIKGLIESFSITAIHYQLPDEYRLYQVFKNFKSIFSLEVKAFETEHFFCSLSEIAELGKEKKYYLLENFYRHLRKKHQVLVINDKPLGGKWNFDAENRNKWKNQVPIPHVVHFKNDVSDVVEDLKAMNIETFGKFTSISNYPKSREQALLQLDYFITHLLPHFGTYQDAMHTDEVWLFHSNLSFAMNVKMLSPNEVVQKVEDYYGTNQDKVGLAQVEGFIRQILGWREFVRMVYWNKFNELKSGNFLEHERALPEVYWTGKSKMKCVATCAQNSLDHAYAHHIQRLMVLGNYALLMESHPDEVDAWYLGVYVDAIEWVQLPNTRGMSQFADGGIVATKPYISSANYIDKMSNYCASCSFDKKTKTEENSCPFNSLYWHFLDRNRNRLESNQRMKMMYAMMNKMDQQELSKINERAHFLIEKRNL; translated from the coding sequence ATGATTTTGCGCTTGCTTTTAGGTGATCAATTGAATGATGCTCATTCTTGGTTTCAGGAACAAGATCAGTCGAATTACTTGTATGTAATGATGGAGGTGCAATCGGAAACGAATTATGTAAAACAGCACAAACAAAAGATTGTCGCTTTTTTTTCTGCTATGCGAAATTTTGCAGAAACTTTAAGTTCAAAAGGTTGTCAGGTATATTATATAAAAATTAATGATTCGCTTAACAAGCATTCTTTTGAAGAAAATATAAAGGGGCTAATTGAATCCTTTTCAATAACGGCTATACACTATCAATTGCCCGATGAATATCGATTATACCAAGTGTTTAAAAATTTTAAATCGATATTTTCTCTTGAAGTTAAGGCTTTTGAAACGGAACATTTTTTCTGTAGTTTGTCTGAAATTGCAGAATTGGGTAAAGAAAAAAAATACTATTTGCTTGAAAACTTTTACCGGCACCTAAGAAAAAAACACCAAGTTCTTGTAATAAACGATAAACCGTTGGGAGGAAAATGGAATTTTGATGCAGAAAATAGAAATAAATGGAAAAATCAAGTTCCTATTCCTCATGTAGTCCACTTCAAAAATGATGTTTCAGATGTGGTTGAGGATTTAAAGGCTATGAATATTGAAACCTTTGGGAAATTTACTTCTATTTCGAACTATCCCAAGTCAAGAGAACAGGCCTTGTTGCAATTAGACTATTTTATAACACATTTATTGCCTCATTTTGGAACGTATCAAGACGCCATGCATACTGATGAGGTATGGTTGTTTCATTCTAATTTGTCCTTTGCCATGAATGTAAAAATGTTGAGCCCTAATGAAGTGGTTCAAAAAGTAGAAGATTATTACGGAACTAATCAAGATAAGGTAGGTTTGGCACAAGTAGAAGGATTTATTCGGCAAATTTTAGGTTGGAGAGAATTTGTAAGAATGGTGTATTGGAATAAATTTAATGAGTTGAAATCTGGCAATTTTTTAGAACATGAACGCGCATTGCCCGAAGTTTACTGGACGGGAAAATCGAAAATGAAATGTGTAGCAACTTGTGCGCAAAATTCGTTAGATCATGCTTATGCACATCACATTCAACGATTAATGGTTTTAGGAAACTATGCACTTTTAATGGAATCTCATCCAGATGAAGTAGATGCATGGTATTTGGGCGTTTATGTTGATGCAATAGAATGGGTTCAATTGCCAAATACTAGAGGTATGAGTCAGTTTGCAGATGGAGGTATTGTAGCTACTAAGCCCTATATTTCTTCGGCCAACTATATTGATAAAATGAGTAATTATTGTGCTTCTTGTTCTTTTGATAAAAAAACCAAAACGGAAGAAAATAGTTGCCCGTTCAATAGTCTGTATTGGCATTTTTTAGATCGAAATAGAAATCGGTTGGAATCCAATCAACGTATGAAAATGATGTATGCTATGATGAATAAAATGGACCAACAAGAATTGAGTAAAATAAATGAACGCGCACATTTTTTAATTGAAAAAAGAAACCTATAG
- a CDS encoding TIGR03643 family protein, whose protein sequence is MSGTKIIALRPNAAFSETEIDRIIEMAWEDRTPFEAIEYQFGIPEKEVIQIMRKELKRSSFNLWRKRVNSGVSQKHAQKRNPEINRFKCTLQRQITGNKISKR, encoded by the coding sequence ATGAGTGGAACAAAAATTATAGCGTTAAGACCGAATGCTGCATTTTCAGAAACTGAAATAGATCGAATTATTGAAATGGCTTGGGAAGACCGAACTCCTTTTGAGGCTATTGAGTACCAATTTGGTATTCCTGAAAAAGAGGTCATTCAAATCATGCGAAAAGAATTGAAACGTTCGTCTTTTAATTTGTGGAGAAAGCGTGTCAATTCGGGGGTTAGTCAAAAACATGCACAGAAGCGAAACCCCGAAATAAATCGCTTTAAATGTACTTTACAAAGACAAATCACAGGAAATAAAATATCAAAAAGATAA
- a CDS encoding SDR family NAD(P)-dependent oxidoreductase: protein MKKFLIIGGSKGITKEVVQQLSAQGDFCYVVSRTAPDFPFNGTHFALNVLTDELPTIDAIDGIVYGVGTINLKPFHRLTMDDFANDWQVNVMGAVKVMQHYLPQLKLANQGSVVLFSSVAAQRGMPFHASIGAAKGAVEGLVKSLAAELAPKIRVNAIAPSIVDTPLAAGILRNETVKENMVAKHPLKRILQPEDVAKTVVFLLNDSSNGITGQIFIQDNGLISISN, encoded by the coding sequence ATGAAAAAATTTTTAATTATTGGGGGAAGTAAAGGAATAACAAAAGAGGTGGTGCAGCAACTTTCTGCTCAGGGCGATTTTTGTTACGTTGTTTCAAGGACGGCACCCGATTTTCCGTTTAACGGAACTCATTTTGCCTTGAATGTGCTAACAGACGAATTGCCAACTATAGATGCTATTGACGGTATTGTATATGGAGTAGGGACAATTAACTTAAAGCCGTTTCATCGACTTACTATGGATGATTTTGCAAATGATTGGCAAGTGAATGTAATGGGGGCTGTTAAAGTGATGCAACATTATTTACCTCAATTAAAACTTGCCAATCAAGGGAGTGTGGTTCTGTTTAGTTCGGTGGCAGCACAACGCGGTATGCCATTTCACGCCAGTATTGGTGCAGCTAAAGGTGCTGTGGAAGGATTGGTAAAGAGTTTGGCAGCTGAATTGGCGCCTAAAATACGAGTAAATGCTATTGCTCCTTCCATTGTTGATACACCTCTTGCAGCCGGAATCCTAAGAAATGAAACTGTAAAAGAAAATATGGTAGCAAAACATCCATTAAAACGGATTTTACAACCTGAGGATGTAGCCAAAACGGTTGTTTTTTTACTTAATGATTCCTCAAATGGTATAACCGGACAAATATTTATTCAAGATAACGGACTGATTTCAATCAGCAACTAA
- the folE gene encoding GTP cyclohydrolase I FolE, whose protein sequence is MTKYPTVDTSKLVSFSIDEIGDNHLFTSVETPMKADAFLLSDDEKKDKIAFHFKEIMEVLGLDLTDDSLKGTPQRVAKMYIDEIFCGLNPANKPHVALFENKYQYNQMLVEKNITFYSNCEHHFVPIFGKIHVAYISKGKVIGLSKINRIVQYFAQRPQVQERLTIQIGIELQQILETEDIAVIVDAKHLCVSSRGIKDESSATVTSYYGGIFQNEQKMMELHNYLKM, encoded by the coding sequence ATGACAAAGTACCCAACAGTTGATACATCAAAATTAGTCTCTTTTTCTATTGATGAAATAGGAGATAACCATTTATTTACTTCTGTAGAAACTCCCATGAAAGCGGATGCTTTTCTCTTGTCTGATGATGAGAAAAAAGATAAAATCGCCTTTCATTTTAAGGAAATAATGGAAGTTTTAGGACTCGATTTAACAGATGATTCCTTAAAAGGGACTCCACAACGTGTGGCCAAAATGTATATCGATGAGATTTTTTGTGGCTTGAATCCAGCGAACAAACCTCATGTGGCTCTTTTTGAAAATAAATACCAATACAACCAAATGCTTGTAGAGAAGAATATTACGTTCTATTCTAATTGCGAACATCATTTTGTCCCTATTTTTGGTAAAATACATGTGGCGTATATTTCAAAAGGAAAAGTAATTGGGCTTTCAAAAATAAATCGAATTGTGCAATATTTTGCTCAACGACCACAGGTTCAAGAACGTCTTACAATACAAATTGGTATAGAATTACAACAGATTTTAGAAACAGAAGACATCGCCGTAATTGTCGATGCAAAACATTTGTGTGTGTCTTCTCGAGGCATTAAAGATGAAAGTTCGGCTACGGTAACCAGTTACTATGGAGGAATATTTCAAAACGAGCAAAAAATGATGGAACTACATAATTATTTGAAAATGTAG
- a CDS encoding prephenate dehydratase — translation MKVAIQGIQGSFHQQVAHQYFDETIEVVECKTFKDVAKQLAKNEVDFGIMAIENSIAGALLPNYALIDTYQFNVVGEYYLKISLNVMALPGQKIEEIQEIHSHPIALLQCAKFLEKHKHIKIIESDDTAIAAKNIFENQTKGVAALAGPTAAVIFNLEILAPEVQSVESSITRFMILEKEITNYQSKKINKASLKFQLDDTPGSLATVLNVLHNCKLNVTKIQSLPIIETPFHYSFFIDVVFDKYPHYEKAKKVMELMTKQFKVLGEYPLGNQI, via the coding sequence ATGAAAGTAGCAATTCAAGGTATTCAAGGTTCTTTTCATCAGCAAGTAGCACATCAGTATTTTGATGAAACTATAGAGGTGGTGGAATGTAAAACTTTTAAAGATGTAGCCAAACAATTGGCAAAAAATGAAGTTGATTTTGGTATTATGGCTATAGAAAATTCAATTGCTGGAGCTTTATTGCCTAATTATGCACTAATTGATACGTATCAATTCAATGTTGTAGGCGAATATTATTTAAAAATAAGCTTGAATGTAATGGCTTTACCTGGACAAAAAATCGAGGAAATTCAAGAAATTCATTCGCATCCAATTGCCTTGTTACAATGCGCTAAATTTCTAGAAAAGCATAAACATATTAAAATCATTGAAAGCGATGATACGGCTATTGCCGCCAAAAATATTTTTGAAAATCAAACAAAAGGCGTTGCGGCACTTGCAGGACCAACAGCTGCAGTAATTTTTAATTTGGAAATTTTAGCTCCTGAAGTTCAATCGGTGGAAAGTAGCATTACTCGTTTTATGATTTTAGAAAAAGAAATAACCAATTATCAGTCTAAAAAAATCAATAAAGCTTCTTTAAAGTTTCAATTAGACGATACGCCCGGTAGTTTGGCAACGGTGCTCAATGTGTTGCATAATTGCAAGTTGAATGTTACAAAAATTCAGTCTTTACCAATAATTGAAACACCATTTCACTATTCTTTTTTTATTGATGTTGTTTTTGATAAGTACCCTCACTATGAAAAAGCAAAAAAAGTAATGGAATTGATGACTAAACAATTTAAAGTATTAGGGGAATATCCTCTAGGAAATCAAATATAA
- a CDS encoding bifunctional 3-deoxy-7-phosphoheptulonate synthase/chorismate mutase type II — MENSKALGTWLDDFKLSHPLVIAGPCSAETEEQVLEIARELKNSDVSIFRAGIWKPRTRPGGFEGVGEIGLNWLQKAKEETGLLMAVEVANAQHVKLALEHNIDVLWIGARTTVNPFAVQEIADALQNTDKIVLLKNPVNPDLSLWLGGLERLYNAGIKKLGVIHRGFSTYEKTKYRNNPEWQIAIELQSKFPDLPLICDPSHITGRRDMIQEVSQQALDLNYDGLIIETHCNPDKAWSDAPQQITPTALKQLCVDLKVRKESDDADEYNQKLAGLRTQIDELDAKLINVLAKRMKIADAIGMLKKERNVAVLQSNRWNEVLGRMILDGEEKGLSEGFWLKLFKAIHQESISHQEKVFKE; from the coding sequence ATGGAAAATAGTAAAGCATTAGGCACTTGGTTAGATGATTTTAAATTATCGCATCCATTAGTAATTGCTGGACCTTGTAGTGCAGAAACAGAAGAACAGGTATTAGAAATTGCAAGAGAATTAAAAAATTCTGATGTAAGTATATTTAGAGCAGGAATTTGGAAACCTAGAACACGACCAGGCGGATTTGAAGGTGTGGGTGAAATAGGGTTGAATTGGTTGCAAAAAGCAAAAGAGGAAACAGGTTTGTTAATGGCGGTTGAAGTAGCTAATGCACAACATGTTAAATTGGCTCTTGAACACAATATAGATGTATTATGGATAGGCGCAAGAACTACTGTAAATCCTTTTGCAGTTCAAGAAATTGCAGATGCACTTCAAAATACTGATAAAATTGTATTGCTTAAGAATCCGGTGAATCCTGATTTATCCTTGTGGTTGGGAGGTTTAGAACGTTTGTATAATGCGGGAATCAAGAAATTAGGTGTCATTCACCGAGGTTTTTCTACTTATGAAAAAACAAAATACAGAAACAATCCAGAATGGCAAATAGCAATTGAACTTCAAAGTAAATTCCCCGATTTGCCTTTGATTTGCGATCCGTCGCATATTACAGGCAGAAGAGACATGATTCAAGAAGTATCACAACAAGCTTTAGATTTAAATTATGACGGATTAATCATTGAAACACATTGTAATCCAGATAAAGCATGGAGTGATGCACCGCAACAAATTACACCAACCGCATTAAAACAATTATGTGTTGATTTAAAAGTGAGAAAAGAATCGGATGATGCCGATGAGTACAATCAGAAATTAGCGGGATTACGAACACAAATAGATGAATTGGATGCTAAGTTAATTAATGTACTGGCCAAGCGAATGAAAATTGCTGATGCAATTGGAATGTTGAAAAAAGAACGAAATGTTGCAGTATTGCAAAGTAATAGATGGAATGAGGTATTGGGCAGAATGATATTAGATGGCGAAGAAAAAGGATTGAGTGAGGGGTTTTGGCTGAAATTATTTAAAGCCATTCATCAAGAAAGTATTAGCCACCAAGAAAAAGTGTTTAAAGAATAA
- the rsgA gene encoding ribosome small subunit-dependent GTPase A, with the protein MTGTVYKSTGSWYTVKSEAGDFVECRIKGKFRMKGIKSTNPIAVGDLVDFDLDETTDEVIGQIHTIHDRKNYIVRKSVNLSKQTHIIASNIDVVFLIVTIHNPVTTTSFIDRFLVTAEAYGIEAVLLFNKIDTFTKEIEDEQLYLQYIYSQIGYQCLRVSAATGKGIAELKEVMKDKVCMFSGHSGVGKSTLVNALEPGLNLKTKEISDSHSQGQHTTTFAEMFDLSFGAKIIDTPGIRGFGVVDMEKQEIGDYFPEFFALKDQCKFNNCLHKEEPHCAVKKALEEDEIAWSRYNSYLKILEGDEETYRNDIYDADRKASDETRKS; encoded by the coding sequence ATGACAGGAACCGTTTATAAATCTACAGGAAGTTGGTATACCGTAAAATCAGAGGCAGGTGATTTTGTGGAATGCAGAATAAAAGGAAAATTCCGAATGAAAGGAATTAAAAGTACCAATCCAATTGCGGTAGGTGATTTAGTTGATTTTGATTTAGATGAAACAACAGATGAGGTAATTGGTCAAATTCACACCATTCATGATCGAAAAAATTACATTGTTCGAAAATCGGTGAACTTATCCAAACAAACGCATATTATTGCTTCAAATATTGATGTTGTTTTTTTAATTGTTACCATTCATAATCCTGTTACAACAACGAGTTTTATTGATCGGTTTTTAGTTACTGCTGAAGCATACGGAATTGAAGCGGTTTTGCTTTTTAATAAAATCGACACCTTTACTAAAGAGATAGAAGATGAACAATTGTACTTGCAATATATATATTCTCAAATAGGTTATCAATGTTTGCGTGTTTCGGCTGCAACGGGTAAAGGAATTGCGGAATTAAAAGAAGTAATGAAAGATAAAGTGTGTATGTTTTCCGGACATTCAGGGGTTGGGAAATCAACTTTGGTAAACGCATTAGAACCAGGTTTAAATTTAAAAACAAAGGAAATATCCGATTCACATAGTCAAGGCCAACATACTACGACTTTTGCAGAAATGTTTGACTTATCTTTTGGAGCAAAAATTATTGATACTCCCGGAATACGTGGTTTTGGAGTGGTAGATATGGAAAAACAAGAAATTGGAGATTACTTTCCTGAATTTTTTGCTTTAAAAGACCAATGTAAATTTAATAATTGTTTACACAAAGAAGAACCCCATTGCGCAGTTAAAAAAGCGTTAGAAGAAGACGAAATAGCTTGGTCTAGATACAACAGCTATCTTAAAATTTTGGAAGGAGACGAAGAAACCTATCGAAATGATATTTATGATGCCGATCGAAAAGCAAGTGATGAAACAAGGAAAAGTTAG
- the dtd gene encoding D-aminoacyl-tRNA deacylase yields MKAVIQRVLQSSVTIDQKIVAQIEQGLLVLVGIEDADTKEDIDWLTSKIANLRIFGDENQVMNLSVKDIKGEMLVVSQFTLHALTKKGNRPSYIKAARPEIAVPLYESFVHQMEIELGKKVQTGQFGADMKVALINDGPVTIIIDTKNKD; encoded by the coding sequence ATGAAAGCTGTAATACAAAGAGTTTTACAATCTTCAGTAACCATTGATCAAAAAATAGTCGCCCAAATTGAACAGGGTTTATTAGTTTTAGTTGGTATTGAAGACGCTGATACTAAAGAAGATATTGATTGGCTTACTTCTAAAATAGCCAATTTAAGAATTTTTGGAGATGAAAACCAAGTAATGAATTTATCTGTTAAAGACATTAAGGGAGAAATGCTTGTTGTCAGTCAGTTTACATTACATGCACTTACTAAAAAGGGTAACAGACCTAGTTATATCAAAGCAGCAAGACCTGAGATTGCTGTACCATTGTATGAATCTTTTGTTCATCAAATGGAAATTGAATTAGGTAAAAAAGTACAAACGGGTCAATTTGGAGCCGATATGAAAGTCGCTTTAATTAACGACGGCCCCGTAACTATTATTATTGATACCAAAAATAAAGATTAA